GCACGCACGTCTATCATCTCTACGTGGTGCGCGCGCCGCAACGCGACGAGCTGTTGCAGTTCATGGCAAGCCGCGAGGTCTATTGCGGGATTCACTACCCCACGCCGTTACATTTGCAGCCGGCTTACGCCGACCTCGGTCTTGGACAAGGCGCGTTCCCGCGCACCGAACAGGCGGCCGGGGAGCTGCTCTCGCTGCCGATGTTCCCGGAGATCACGCCCGAGCAGCAGGCGTTCGTGGCCCAGGGAATCGCGGAGTTCTACGCATAGCCCGCATTTATAATGCGGGCCAGCCGCTATTGCATCGCAGCTTTCATCGCCAGGAAAATTTCGGTGTTGTCCATCCAGCCCGCGAGATGTTGCGAGCCCGGGCCCACTGCGCCCACGGTCACCGGCGCGTGGGAGTGCGCGCCCGTGGCCCAGACCAGGTTGGTCTGCAATCCAAGCTCGGTTGCCAGTTGCGCCGAGCGCCGGGTGTCGATGTAGGGGTAGTAGTACTGCCGGTAGCCGCAGTCGAGTTCAAAGCACTGATCGTTGTTCCGGTCGGCAAACGCCAGCACCCGCGTCGCGGCCTGAAAGTCCAGCTTATACGACGTATGCTGCTCGACCAGCGAGATCAGGGTCGCCGGGTCGTTGTCGCCAAGCATTGCGCGGTCGATCAGCCAGTTGTACGAGTGCTGCTGCCAGCCCAGGGCGCGCACGTCGTGAAAGGTCGGCCAGACGAACGTCTCCTCGACGTTGACCGTTTTTTGGCAGACCTCGTCGAATGTGGTGTAGCCCTCGCCCTCGGCCGCAGTCCCCGCACGATAGGTCAGGGCCGGACCGCCCGTGGCGTGGTCCGCGGTGACGATCAGCAGGGTCCGCGGGTGTTGCTCGAGATAGCCTTGCAGCAGTCCCAGAGTGCGGTTGGCCTCGAGCATCTCCGAGAGGTACCAGCCCGGATCGTTGGCGTGGGCCGCGTAGTCGACCTGGGCCGACTCGACCATCAGGAAAAAGCCGTCCGGGTCGCGTCCGAGCACGTCCAGCGCCGCGCGGGTCAGCCCCTCGAGAGTCGGGAGGTCATACTCGGCGTCCTCGGCCAGTCGATCGACTGAGGGCGGAAATACGCTGCCGCTGAACAACCCGAGCAGCTTGCC
This Candidatus Alcyoniella australis DNA region includes the following protein-coding sequences:
- a CDS encoding alkaline phosphatase, which encodes MRRAMIATIMAALLLFAACQRVEPTAPAPVPVPVPTPVPTPEPPRGADSIVLLIVDGMGPEALTLLDAYLLATDSGPNRFAELYDQGVLGLVTTYGTNNVTSDSASSATALSSGIKTDPGKLGMDPQGRCTTTIVDAAKRRGWATGLISTTRVTHSTPAAFASCLATHLDEPAVADQLLERGVDVLLGGGINAWIPAQSKASDFAPINAALDSPSKRKDENNRLDRAAELSYQVVFTKSQLESLGALPEGKLLGLFSGSVFPPSVDRLAEDAEYDLPTLEGLTRAALDVLGRDPDGFFLMVESAQVDYAAHANDPGWYLSEMLEANRTLGLLQGYLEQHPRTLLIVTADHATGGPALTYRAGTAAEGEGYTTFDEVCQKTVNVEETFVWPTFHDVRALGWQQHSYNWLIDRAMLGDNDPATLISLVEQHTSYKLDFQAATRVLAFADRNNDQCFELDCGYRQYYYPYIDTRRSAQLATELGLQTNLVWATGAHSHAPVTVGAVGPGSQHLAGWMDNTEIFLAMKAAMQ